A window from Chitinophaga filiformis encodes these proteins:
- a CDS encoding type IA DNA topoisomerase — MKVCIAEKPSVARDIAEIIGAKQRKEGYYEGNGYQVTWTFGHFCTLKEPHDYTEQWKFWRLEDLPIIPSSFGIKLINNSGVERQFKVIEQLVQQCEEVINCGDAGQEGELIQRWVLLKAQCTAPVKRLWISSLTEEAIREGFQKLKDADQYNNLYAAGSARAIGDWLLGMNATRLFTKKFAMGKTVLSIGRVQTPTLAMIVARQKEINAFVSEEYWELKTIYRETEFTATIDRIKVLDRAQKGLAYLKEHPFEITSFEKKEGKEGNPRLFDLTALQVEANKKYAYSADDTLKYIQNLYEKKLVTYPRVDTTYLSEDLHPKVAGILQDMTPYAALTAPVLAKPIPKLKTVFDDKKVTDHHAIIPTGVYPANLGLEEKRIYDLVARRFIAAFYPECKISNTTVLGKVGQVEFKVTGKQILEPGWKEVYANDVAPKKEGEEEEKILPVFVVGESGPHTPRIHQGKTSPPKAFTEATLLRAMETAGKQVDDEEMRELLKDNGIGRPSTRANIIETLFRRKYIEKRKKNIYATQTGIDLIDTIQTELLKSPELTGIWERKLRLIEKGEYTMETFKQELIQMVIDLTKEVKTANYKVITIAPDQPAEKEKEKEEKPKKEAKPKEPKKAVVIEEQQCPKCKAHPLKKGNTAYGCANFKVCGFKVPFEVFGKKLTDKQIADLLTKGKTGKIKGWKLTGAEGETEGKLILNTAFELAIEQ; from the coding sequence ATGAAGGTTTGCATTGCTGAAAAGCCAAGCGTAGCGAGAGATATCGCAGAGATAATCGGCGCTAAACAACGTAAGGAAGGATATTATGAAGGCAATGGGTACCAGGTAACCTGGACCTTCGGGCATTTCTGTACCCTGAAGGAACCGCATGACTATACAGAACAATGGAAGTTCTGGCGCCTGGAAGACCTGCCCATTATCCCGTCCAGCTTCGGTATCAAGCTTATTAACAATAGCGGTGTCGAGAGACAATTCAAAGTTATAGAACAACTGGTGCAGCAATGTGAAGAAGTGATCAACTGCGGGGATGCCGGGCAGGAAGGGGAACTTATCCAGCGCTGGGTTTTGCTCAAAGCGCAATGTACCGCTCCTGTTAAGAGATTATGGATATCCTCCCTGACAGAAGAAGCCATTCGTGAAGGTTTCCAGAAACTGAAAGACGCTGATCAGTATAATAACCTCTATGCTGCCGGCAGTGCCAGGGCAATCGGTGACTGGCTGCTGGGCATGAATGCCACCCGGCTGTTCACCAAGAAATTTGCGATGGGGAAAACCGTACTCTCCATTGGAAGGGTACAAACTCCTACCCTGGCCATGATCGTAGCCCGCCAGAAAGAGATCAATGCCTTCGTATCTGAAGAATACTGGGAGTTAAAGACCATATACCGGGAAACGGAATTCACCGCTACCATTGATCGTATCAAGGTATTGGACAGAGCGCAGAAGGGACTGGCCTACCTGAAAGAACATCCTTTTGAGATCACTTCCTTCGAGAAAAAAGAAGGCAAAGAGGGCAATCCCCGCTTGTTTGACCTCACGGCATTGCAGGTAGAGGCCAATAAGAAATATGCTTATTCTGCGGATGATACCCTGAAATATATCCAGAACCTTTACGAGAAAAAGCTGGTCACTTACCCAAGGGTAGATACTACTTACCTCTCGGAAGATCTGCACCCGAAGGTTGCGGGCATTTTGCAGGATATGACGCCTTATGCTGCATTAACCGCACCTGTTCTTGCAAAGCCTATTCCCAAACTGAAGACTGTCTTCGACGATAAAAAGGTAACAGATCACCATGCCATCATTCCAACAGGGGTCTATCCGGCCAACCTCGGACTGGAGGAAAAACGTATTTACGATCTTGTGGCAAGGCGTTTCATTGCAGCCTTCTATCCCGAGTGTAAGATATCCAATACCACCGTACTCGGTAAGGTAGGACAGGTAGAATTTAAAGTGACAGGTAAGCAGATCCTGGAACCAGGCTGGAAGGAAGTATATGCCAATGATGTTGCTCCTAAAAAAGAGGGAGAAGAAGAAGAAAAGATCCTGCCGGTATTTGTGGTAGGAGAAAGCGGGCCACACACGCCCAGGATACATCAGGGTAAAACTTCCCCACCGAAAGCGTTTACTGAAGCGACGCTGTTGCGTGCAATGGAAACTGCGGGCAAGCAGGTAGATGATGAGGAAATGCGCGAACTGCTGAAAGATAATGGTATTGGCCGTCCGTCCACACGTGCGAATATTATAGAAACCCTCTTCCGCAGAAAGTACATAGAGAAGCGGAAGAAAAATATTTATGCCACACAAACCGGCATTGATCTTATCGATACTATTCAGACTGAACTGCTGAAAAGTCCGGAGCTGACAGGTATATGGGAGCGTAAGCTGCGCCTCATAGAAAAGGGTGAATATACCATGGAAACGTTCAAACAGGAACTGATCCAGATGGTCATCGATCTGACCAAAGAGGTAAAGACGGCCAATTATAAGGTAATTACCATAGCTCCTGATCAACCGGCAGAAAAAGAAAAGGAGAAAGAGGAAAAGCCTAAGAAAGAGGCCAAACCCAAAGAGCCTAAAAAGGCTGTCGTAATAGAAGAACAGCAGTGCCCGAAATGTAAAGCGCATCCGCTGAAGAAGGGTAATACAGCCTATGGCTGTGCTAATTTCAAAGTATGCGGATTTAAGGTGCCTTTCGAGGTGTTTGGGAAAAAGCTGACAGACAAACAGATAGCAGACCTGTTAACCAAAGGCAAAACCGGTAAAATAAAAGGCTGGAAACTGACAGGCGCAGAAGGTGAAACAGAAGGTAAACTTATCCTCAATACCGCCTTTGAGCTGGCAATAGAGCAATAA
- a CDS encoding FAD-dependent oxidoreductase, producing the protein MNHNQPYILCIDDDAQVLRAIVRDLKQKYRDNYKIISTTVVSEALESLLELKNKGETVAMFISDQRMPEMEGVEFLEKAMEYYPDARRVLLTAYSDTDAAIRAINAVQLDYYLVKPWSPPEEKLYPIIDDLLDNWQAIYRPDFKGIKVLGYQFSPKSHAIKDFLAGNLIPYQWLDVQASEEATRLLNVNNLSIKDLPVVIFDDGGCLSCPSILDIARKAGLNPQVKLDVYDVVIIGAGPAGLAAGVYGASEGLKTLLIEKRAPGGQAGTSSRIENYLGFPSGLSGAELTRRAIAQATRLGTEFITPQSVKDIKQKDGYKKIVLEDGTEINTRSVIITTGVDYRQLETKGVSDFTGAGIYYGAATTEAAACKDKEVYIVGGGNSAGQAAMYLSKFAKSIYIIIRREDLTSTMSAYLIEQIAGTSNITVLPKTEIAEAMGEEKLQQLCLCNIETKERRQVNADALYIFIGAKPFTDWIELDIIKDDKGFIETGRDLKNYDSFNKIWKQNRDPYLLETSCPGIFAAGDVRAHAMNRVAAAVGEGSMAISFVHKYLAEVK; encoded by the coding sequence ATGAATCACAATCAGCCATATATTCTCTGTATTGATGACGATGCACAAGTTTTACGTGCCATTGTGAGAGATCTCAAACAGAAATACCGCGATAACTATAAAATAATAAGCACAACCGTAGTTAGTGAAGCGCTGGAATCTTTACTGGAGTTAAAGAACAAAGGTGAGACGGTGGCCATGTTCATTTCAGATCAGCGTATGCCTGAAATGGAAGGCGTGGAATTCCTGGAAAAAGCGATGGAATACTATCCGGATGCGAGACGAGTGCTGCTGACAGCCTATTCTGATACAGATGCGGCTATCCGGGCCATCAACGCGGTACAACTGGACTATTACCTGGTGAAACCCTGGAGCCCTCCGGAAGAGAAATTATATCCAATCATCGATGACCTGCTGGATAACTGGCAGGCTATATACCGCCCGGATTTTAAGGGCATCAAGGTGCTGGGCTACCAGTTTTCACCAAAGTCGCATGCCATCAAGGACTTCCTGGCAGGCAACCTCATCCCCTACCAATGGCTCGATGTACAGGCTTCAGAAGAAGCTACACGGCTGTTGAATGTCAACAACCTTTCCATCAAAGACCTCCCGGTGGTGATCTTTGACGATGGGGGTTGTCTTTCCTGTCCGTCGATCCTGGACATAGCACGCAAAGCCGGGCTTAACCCACAGGTGAAGCTGGATGTTTACGACGTGGTGATCATTGGCGCCGGTCCGGCGGGACTGGCGGCAGGCGTGTACGGTGCTTCTGAAGGACTAAAAACATTACTGATAGAAAAACGGGCTCCCGGCGGGCAGGCAGGTACGAGCTCGCGTATTGAGAACTACCTTGGCTTCCCCAGCGGACTAAGCGGCGCAGAACTGACCCGGCGTGCTATTGCACAGGCTACCAGGCTGGGCACGGAATTCATTACACCGCAATCAGTGAAAGATATAAAACAGAAAGACGGTTATAAGAAGATCGTGCTGGAAGATGGTACGGAGATCAATACACGCAGTGTGATCATCACTACGGGTGTGGATTATCGCCAGCTGGAAACAAAAGGTGTATCAGACTTCACCGGCGCAGGCATTTACTACGGTGCAGCCACCACTGAGGCAGCCGCCTGTAAAGATAAAGAAGTGTACATTGTAGGCGGTGGTAATTCCGCCGGCCAGGCCGCCATGTACCTGTCTAAATTTGCGAAGAGCATTTATATCATCATCCGCAGAGAGGACCTGACCAGTACCATGTCTGCCTACCTCATAGAACAGATTGCCGGTACGTCAAATATCACCGTATTGCCGAAAACAGAAATTGCTGAGGCAATGGGTGAAGAAAAGCTGCAACAACTCTGCCTCTGTAATATTGAAACCAAAGAGCGCAGGCAGGTGAACGCTGATGCCCTCTATATATTCATAGGCGCTAAACCATTCACTGACTGGATTGAGCTGGACATCATCAAAGACGATAAAGGGTTTATTGAAACCGGCAGGGACCTCAAAAACTACGACTCTTTCAATAAGATCTGGAAACAGAACCGTGATCCTTACCTGTTGGAAACCAGCTGTCCCGGCATCTTTGCCGCCGGCGATGTACGCGCCCATGCCATGAACAGGGTAGCCGCGGCAGTAGGTGAAGGTTCTATGGCCATCAGCTTTGTGCATAAATACCTGGCAGAAGTTAAGTAG
- a CDS encoding ATP-binding protein — MTNITVEWMRSIETLQGVPDNQLQWFIDNSERQEYAAGTYMFKVDDMMLGTQLIVSGLVRICQMQNNELRELLIVEPGKIVGYLPFSRGTVYQVTGEVIEDTVVLNLPIEKIQELIRNHFELTQALVHIMTNRVRDYTSFLRQSEKMMALGKLSAGLAHELNNPAAAVVRGAYSMKKHLQLQPEFFKRIMEIRMDAAAIDLVKEKMFEVLSQHKSQGSSLTLVQRSQKEDELTEWLDELNVENSVELAENFVEFGFTKEKLDEFRHRLGANDISPVFNWINNNLVTEKIVSDIEEASKRIADLVGSVKSFTHMDKGYDKQLTNIHDGIRNTLSILQYKLRKGNIELVEQYDTSLPPLRALIGELNQVWTNLIDNALDAMEVNKKGKLTIKTERDKDCLKVIITDDGPGIPESIIAKIYDPFFTTKDPGKGTGLGLDIVSQIVRQHKGYLSVESKPGETRFIVSLPIHG; from the coding sequence ATGACTAATATCACCGTTGAATGGATGCGCTCCATTGAGACACTTCAGGGCGTTCCCGACAACCAGTTACAATGGTTCATAGATAATAGTGAACGGCAAGAATATGCCGCCGGTACTTATATGTTCAAAGTCGATGACATGATGCTCGGCACCCAGCTTATTGTATCCGGTTTGGTGAGAATATGCCAGATGCAGAACAATGAGCTGCGCGAACTCCTTATAGTAGAACCTGGCAAAATAGTAGGCTATCTTCCTTTTTCCAGGGGAACAGTATACCAGGTAACAGGAGAAGTGATTGAAGATACGGTAGTCCTCAATCTTCCTATTGAGAAAATACAGGAACTGATCCGCAATCATTTTGAGCTGACGCAGGCCCTTGTGCATATTATGACTAACCGGGTGAGGGACTACACCTCTTTCCTGCGCCAAAGTGAAAAGATGATGGCGCTGGGTAAATTGTCTGCAGGGCTGGCACATGAACTGAATAATCCGGCAGCAGCCGTTGTAAGGGGCGCCTATTCCATGAAAAAACACCTGCAATTACAGCCGGAGTTCTTCAAACGGATCATGGAGATCCGTATGGACGCAGCAGCGATCGATCTTGTCAAGGAGAAGATGTTTGAGGTGCTCTCACAGCACAAATCACAGGGATCCAGTCTCACGCTTGTACAACGTTCCCAGAAGGAAGATGAATTGACCGAATGGCTCGACGAGCTCAATGTGGAGAATAGCGTGGAACTGGCAGAGAACTTCGTGGAGTTTGGATTTACCAAGGAAAAGCTCGACGAGTTCAGACACCGCCTGGGAGCCAATGATATTTCACCTGTGTTCAACTGGATCAATAATAACCTGGTTACAGAAAAAATAGTATCCGATATTGAAGAAGCATCCAAACGCATTGCAGACCTGGTAGGCTCCGTAAAATCATTCACCCATATGGATAAGGGCTATGATAAACAACTTACCAATATCCATGATGGCATCCGTAATACGCTTTCCATCCTGCAGTATAAATTACGCAAAGGGAACATTGAACTGGTAGAGCAATATGATACCAGCCTGCCTCCCCTTCGTGCACTGATCGGAGAACTGAACCAGGTATGGACCAACCTGATCGATAACGCGCTGGATGCGATGGAGGTGAATAAAAAGGGAAAACTCACCATCAAAACGGAACGGGACAAAGATTGTCTGAAAGTTATCATCACTGACGATGGCCCCGGTATACCGGAAAGTATCATCGCTAAAATATATGATCCCTTCTTTACGACAAAAGACCCGGGTAAAGGCACAGGCCTTGGACTGGATATAGTATCACAGATCGTCCGCCAGCATAAAGGCTATCTGAGTGTAGAATCTAAACCGGGAGAAACCCGGTTTATCGTGTCGCTCCCCATTCATGGATAA
- a CDS encoding alpha/beta hydrolase, producing the protein MNEQLIAVGDTIAVLDPAIDPAIDTHIKAFLNVLNSAGGDPMETMTPGDARKVLEGAQKSVEVDLSGVTVTEKTITEDGLSVKLFIVRPEGQTGVLPAFMFIHGGGWVLGDFPTHQRFVRDLVVYSGLVAVFVEYTRSPEAKYPVALNEAYAATKWIAANGAELNIDGKRLAVVGNSVGGNLTAATVLMAKNKKGPEIQFQVLFWPVTDASFDTVSYHQYATSRFLTRNMMIWFWDNYMPEGPQRNEIYASPLQASVEELKGLPPTLVQTAENDVLRDEGEAYARKMDEAGVPVTLVRVQGMIHDYGLLNPIANVPAVQSALRHAANELRNALK; encoded by the coding sequence ATGAATGAACAATTAATTGCTGTTGGCGATACCATTGCAGTGCTGGATCCTGCTATTGACCCGGCTATTGACACGCACATCAAAGCCTTTCTGAATGTGTTGAACAGTGCCGGCGGTGATCCTATGGAGACCATGACGCCTGGCGATGCCCGTAAAGTACTGGAAGGAGCGCAAAAATCTGTGGAAGTAGATCTTTCCGGAGTAACAGTAACTGAAAAAACGATCACTGAAGATGGGCTTAGTGTGAAACTGTTCATTGTACGTCCCGAAGGACAGACCGGCGTGCTACCTGCTTTCATGTTCATTCATGGTGGCGGCTGGGTATTGGGAGATTTCCCAACGCATCAGCGCTTTGTCAGGGACCTGGTGGTCTATTCAGGGCTTGTTGCCGTATTTGTGGAATATACACGCTCTCCCGAAGCCAAATACCCGGTAGCGCTCAATGAAGCATATGCTGCCACCAAATGGATCGCAGCTAATGGCGCAGAGCTGAATATAGACGGGAAACGCCTGGCGGTGGTAGGCAACAGCGTTGGTGGTAATCTGACTGCCGCTACCGTATTGATGGCAAAAAACAAGAAAGGTCCGGAGATCCAATTCCAGGTGCTTTTCTGGCCGGTGACGGACGCCAGTTTCGATACGGTTTCCTATCACCAGTATGCGACTTCCCGTTTCCTGACAAGGAATATGATGATCTGGTTCTGGGATAATTATATGCCGGAGGGGCCGCAGCGTAATGAGATCTACGCGTCTCCTTTACAGGCGAGCGTAGAAGAACTGAAAGGCTTACCTCCTACCCTGGTGCAAACAGCAGAGAATGACGTGTTGCGGGATGAAGGCGAAGCGTATGCAAGGAAAATGGATGAGGCAGGGGTACCGGTTACACTTGTTCGTGTGCAGGGCATGATACATGACTATGGTTTGCTGAACCCAATCGCAAATGTACCGGCAGTGCAGTCTGCATTGAGGCATGCAGCGAATGAGCTGAGGAATGCGTTGAAGTAA
- a CDS encoding radical SAM protein, with the protein MYTTADYVSRATRFVRNQLQPASKKLSTLMIYATDLCQSRCKHCLIWAKRPVVHLPMEKIVEIMQSDCISKSTNIGLEGGEFLLHPQAFDILQWFSRFHPAYDLLSNCLDPAKVIKAAKEYAPKRLFISLDGNRETYQFMRGKDGYDKVLRVIKELHQEQDISIMFTLSPYNSFDDLRHVMQVCSEYGTDLRIGIYNNISYFDTVETAHTDAVIASEVPAATAARLEIPADIIHSLQGFDENLDFLQLYQYWQQGELKMPCYSIFDSLVVLPNGDVPICQNLDLKLGNVYNHTLDHIFNDAATNAVQKHHCHNCNGCWINFHRKYDITLLRQSERLLGNLITEKLFGDYQWNKQKESFKSVMAKV; encoded by the coding sequence ATGTATACCACTGCCGACTATGTGTCACGGGCTACAAGGTTCGTGCGTAACCAGCTACAGCCTGCTTCAAAGAAATTATCTACCCTTATGATCTATGCTACGGATCTTTGCCAGTCCCGTTGCAAGCATTGCCTGATATGGGCCAAAAGACCGGTTGTACATCTTCCTATGGAAAAGATCGTGGAGATTATGCAGAGTGATTGTATCAGCAAATCTACCAACATAGGCCTGGAAGGAGGTGAATTCCTCCTGCATCCACAGGCTTTTGACATCTTACAGTGGTTCAGCAGGTTTCATCCCGCATATGATCTTTTATCGAATTGCCTGGATCCTGCAAAGGTTATTAAAGCCGCAAAAGAATATGCCCCTAAGCGCCTGTTCATTTCACTGGACGGTAACAGGGAAACGTATCAGTTCATGCGGGGAAAGGATGGCTATGATAAAGTGCTGCGTGTGATCAAAGAGCTGCATCAGGAACAGGATATTTCCATTATGTTCACGCTGTCACCCTACAACAGTTTTGATGACCTGCGACACGTAATGCAGGTATGCTCGGAGTATGGCACAGATCTGCGTATTGGTATCTACAACAATATCTCTTACTTCGACACAGTAGAAACAGCGCATACAGATGCTGTTATTGCCAGTGAAGTTCCCGCCGCTACTGCAGCCAGGCTGGAAATACCTGCTGATATTATTCATAGCCTGCAGGGGTTTGACGAGAACCTTGATTTCCTGCAACTGTATCAATACTGGCAGCAGGGAGAATTGAAAATGCCCTGTTATTCTATTTTCGACAGCCTTGTAGTACTGCCAAACGGAGATGTGCCCATCTGTCAGAACCTGGACCTGAAGCTGGGGAATGTTTATAACCATACACTGGATCATATCTTTAATGATGCTGCTACCAATGCTGTGCAGAAACATCACTGCCATAACTGTAATGGCTGCTGGATCAACTTCCATCGTAAATACGATATTACCTTGCTCCGGCAATCAGAACGCTTACTGGGCAACCTGATCACGGAGAAATTGTTTGGGGATTATCAGTGGAATAAACAGAAAGAAAGTTTTAAATCTGTAATGGCAAAAGTGTAG
- a CDS encoding Gfo/Idh/MocA family protein: MLELVIDTYKQWRRTKMLGGLFSEGPSFAFIGVGQHSFDNLYPVILNMGVRIKYLYSRQPAVATQAARLFPGCTGVSALSMILEDPLIQGVFICMKNEHQLPVVKACLDADKYVFVEKPAVDSYAALQQLMTHPHAGKCMIGFNKRFCPLNRQLKKSILDAYSYQARYITGAYPEGDAVMELFCHPISNVLEFFGPVEQYTLLHHAGVNGGIHLQLLLKHRQASGMLELSSCYSWSLFTDTLQCLTSRNVIEIDYPGNFRITPLGRQFAGVPFDKIFNNRRQLIETNYTTTTPVAGNNPVVQYGYRDEIHYFVKQVQGGKMLHRAAPATFADTFRLLDELKQAMGQSR, encoded by the coding sequence ATGTTGGAGCTGGTTATTGATACATATAAGCAATGGCGAAGAACGAAGATGTTAGGCGGGCTGTTTAGTGAAGGCCCGTCCTTCGCTTTTATTGGAGTAGGGCAGCATAGCTTCGACAATTTGTATCCTGTAATATTGAATATGGGCGTCCGTATCAAATACCTTTACTCCCGTCAGCCAGCGGTCGCAACACAGGCGGCACGTCTTTTCCCGGGATGCACAGGCGTATCAGCTCTTTCTATGATATTAGAAGATCCGTTGATTCAGGGCGTTTTTATCTGTATGAAGAATGAACACCAGCTCCCGGTGGTAAAGGCTTGCCTTGATGCAGATAAATATGTGTTTGTGGAAAAGCCGGCAGTTGATAGTTATGCTGCCCTGCAGCAGCTGATGACCCATCCTCACGCTGGTAAATGTATGATCGGGTTCAATAAACGTTTTTGTCCCTTGAACCGGCAACTGAAGAAGAGCATTCTTGATGCCTATAGTTATCAGGCCCGTTATATCACGGGAGCTTATCCTGAGGGCGATGCTGTGATGGAGTTATTCTGCCATCCTATCAGCAATGTATTGGAGTTCTTTGGACCAGTAGAGCAATACACACTGTTACATCATGCGGGTGTAAACGGAGGCATACATCTGCAATTGCTTTTGAAGCACCGGCAGGCAAGCGGCATGTTGGAACTGTCCAGCTGTTATTCCTGGTCATTATTTACCGATACGCTGCAATGCCTTACTTCGCGAAATGTAATTGAAATAGATTACCCGGGTAATTTCCGGATCACGCCATTAGGCCGGCAGTTTGCAGGAGTGCCGTTCGACAAGATCTTCAACAACAGGCGGCAGCTGATTGAAACCAATTATACCACTACAACGCCCGTAGCAGGGAACAATCCTGTTGTACAGTATGGCTACCGTGACGAGATCCATTATTTCGTAAAGCAGGTGCAAGGAGGTAAAATGTTGCACCGTGCAGCGCCGGCCACCTTTGCCGATACATTCCGTTTGCTGGATGAACTGAAACAGGCAATGGGTCAGAGCCGGTAA
- a CDS encoding porin family protein, translating into MNVIELFRKACLVMACIIISSGAKAQTTPPSLNKTVRVPLKEVNITTLGDMITAQTGFILSFNAQKILARQQLQLRQPSYSIHQLLTMIREATGADYTIYQDHIIFHRINNNRGASRQTAGSHTSQLLIQKHLAITNRQPAGATGKQIRIPTLGQTRANKRPERPLPSGKASDEKNNIQRDIVTTPTNKGTGIKAGIASGAATTNFPTDAAAARIPDTIRILTRKDMKSIADSSKTADNSLSDVIPLSAPVPVIKPALPVLPQVTPSAKREKERYVYEKPGLFKPFVQAGFASDEGLYANLQAKAGITLVYGVFSWGTDFSVSGFRYGAGISYPLNNGWLIELEATTGKLFKETPVQIDDDTTTTKPILYANSRLQRISLFAQKSIAPRLSVYAGPVFNHLRSTYQLTTWPLNPATLQAILLTPEKEYVTVRAPYTLHRSPPEKMEDIRTWIGFQIGISYRL; encoded by the coding sequence ATGAATGTAATTGAGTTATTTCGAAAGGCATGCCTGGTAATGGCATGCATCATAATATCGAGCGGTGCAAAGGCGCAGACAACGCCGCCATCATTAAACAAAACAGTACGCGTACCATTAAAGGAAGTAAATATTACTACCCTGGGGGATATGATAACAGCGCAGACAGGCTTCATCCTTTCCTTTAACGCGCAAAAAATATTAGCCCGGCAACAGCTCCAACTCCGGCAGCCTTCTTACTCCATTCACCAGTTACTTACCATGATCAGGGAAGCCACCGGCGCTGATTACACCATCTACCAGGATCATATCATCTTCCACCGGATAAATAACAATCGCGGCGCCAGCCGGCAGACTGCAGGCAGTCATACCTCACAGCTGTTAATACAAAAGCACCTGGCAATTACCAACCGGCAACCGGCAGGTGCAACAGGAAAACAGATCCGCATCCCAACGCTCGGCCAGACAAGAGCGAACAAAAGGCCCGAGAGACCTTTACCATCCGGAAAAGCATCCGATGAAAAAAATAATATTCAGCGGGATATTGTCACAACCCCTACGAATAAAGGAACAGGTATCAAGGCTGGCATTGCGTCCGGCGCCGCAACAACAAATTTCCCTACAGATGCGGCAGCGGCGCGCATACCCGATACGATCAGGATCTTGACGCGAAAGGATATGAAGTCAATTGCAGACAGCAGCAAAACTGCTGACAATTCGTTGTCTGACGTAATACCGTTAAGCGCTCCTGTTCCTGTCATCAAGCCGGCATTGCCGGTATTACCACAGGTAACGCCATCTGCAAAGCGGGAAAAAGAACGATATGTATATGAGAAGCCGGGTCTTTTCAAGCCATTTGTACAGGCAGGCTTTGCCTCAGATGAAGGGCTTTACGCTAACCTGCAGGCAAAGGCCGGTATCACATTGGTATATGGTGTTTTTTCCTGGGGAACTGATTTCTCCGTATCAGGTTTTCGCTATGGTGCAGGCATCAGTTATCCTTTGAACAATGGCTGGCTAATAGAGCTGGAAGCCACAACCGGTAAGCTGTTCAAAGAAACGCCTGTACAAATAGATGATGACACCACTACAACAAAGCCTATCCTTTATGCAAACAGCCGTCTGCAAAGGATCAGTCTTTTTGCACAGAAAAGCATAGCACCCCGCTTGTCAGTATATGCAGGGCCTGTGTTCAATCATCTGAGAAGTACATATCAGCTAACAACCTGGCCCTTAAACCCGGCCACTCTCCAGGCGATATTATTAACACCGGAAAAAGAGTACGTCACTGTCAGGGCCCCCTATACACTCCATCGATCTCCGCCTGAGAAAATGGAAGATATCAGGACATGGATCGGTTTTCAGATCGGTATCAGTTACCGGCTCTGA
- a CDS encoding FecR family protein: MSEQQHIPISEALLVKYLAGEASPEEAIAVDEWVAQTPDNNRLLQQYLQLWSHAGENGVYKAPDLQRELHRLNINEAAPPAHREMPLLRTLFIRRAVAAVFILALGAALLVFFLPRKTTSPPPMLALTASHDILRDTLPDHSSAVLTPGSRLERPASFDGPDRTVHLQGEAYFSVAPNADKPFIVHTDAADIRVIGTAFNVRSNKDSITVQVDNGAVLFFDSNDSVIVKGGMQGMYQVATHRFTTTKMNDNNDYSYATRTFRFQATRMESVVNTLEKAYNIKIVLENKKLADCTITTSFTNMPIEYVMEVIAASLSIQYRIEGSVIYMQGNECN, translated from the coding sequence TTGAGCGAACAACAACACATACCGATATCTGAAGCATTGCTGGTAAAATACCTGGCCGGAGAGGCAAGCCCGGAAGAGGCTATCGCCGTTGACGAATGGGTAGCGCAAACTCCGGACAATAACCGTTTGCTGCAACAATATCTGCAGTTATGGTCGCATGCCGGCGAGAACGGAGTATACAAGGCCCCGGATCTTCAGCGGGAATTACACCGGCTCAATATCAATGAGGCGGCTCCTCCTGCGCATCGCGAAATGCCTTTATTACGGACGCTGTTCATTCGCCGCGCAGTAGCAGCTGTCTTCATATTAGCCCTCGGAGCGGCCCTTCTTGTATTCTTCCTTCCCCGGAAAACAACGAGCCCCCCTCCTATGCTGGCGCTTACAGCTTCACATGATATTCTCCGGGATACTTTGCCGGATCATTCAAGCGCAGTCTTAACGCCCGGCAGCCGGCTTGAGCGCCCCGCTTCATTTGATGGTCCTGACAGAACAGTACACTTGCAGGGAGAAGCCTATTTTTCTGTTGCACCCAACGCAGATAAGCCTTTTATTGTACATACGGATGCAGCAGATATCAGGGTAATTGGCACGGCATTCAACGTGAGGAGCAACAAAGACAGCATTACAGTACAAGTGGACAATGGTGCTGTACTATTTTTCGATAGTAATGACAGTGTCATCGTAAAGGGTGGCATGCAGGGTATGTACCAGGTAGCCACACATCGCTTCACCACAACAAAGATGAATGACAACAATGACTATTCCTATGCCACCAGGACATTTCGTTTCCAGGCTACCCGTATGGAATCAGTAGTGAACACCCTGGAAAAAGCCTACAACATAAAGATCGTACTGGAAAATAAAAAACTGGCTGACTGTACGATCACGACCTCATTTACCAATATGCCAATTGAATATGTAATGGAGGTCATCGCCGCATCATTGTCCATACAGTATCGCATAGAAGGGTCTGTTATTTATATGCAAGGGAATGAATGTAATTGA